From one Triticum aestivum cultivar Chinese Spring chromosome 4B, IWGSC CS RefSeq v2.1, whole genome shotgun sequence genomic stretch:
- the LOC123094645 gene encoding BTB/POZ domain-containing protein At3g56230 translates to MDCCICGPMAAIYRPPRNTICSPCYEGSKAIIAFLNDGDHAAGDVQGDRGLVTPRGLIKHTENSTKGMREAWEQMKEMRDREEAANQRAGFLEQGFGAAWMEGAHTDIVVKPGNGPPIPAHKAILAARSEVFQHMLCSDQCKAAPAGGCVSLPELAHDELSLFLAFLYTGTLDAAAAATATSASERRLHALLVAADKYDVPFLGRACEARLAAAMDPANVLRTLEVADRVSSGGALKERAMGTVVEHAEQVVFSDEYHDFAVRNAGLCVEITRALLAKAAGAKRA, encoded by the exons ATGGACTGCTGCATCTGCGGCCCCATGGCCGCCATCTACAGGCCTCCGAGGAACACCATATGCTCCCCGTGCTACGAAGGTTCCAAGGCCATCATCGCCTTCCTCAACGACGGCGACCACGCCGCCGGTGACGTCCAAGGCGACCGTGGCTTGGTGACCCCCCGCGGATTGATCAAGCACACCGAAAACTCCACCAAG GGGATGAGAGAAGCATGGGAGCAGATGAAGGAGATGAGAGACAGGGAGGAGGCGGCGAACCAGCGGGCCGGGTTCCTCGAGCAGGGCTTCGGGGCGGCCTGGATGGAGGGAGCCCACACCGACATCGTCGTCAAACCTGGAAATGGGCCGCCAATCCCGGCCCACAAGGCCATCCTG GCGGCGAGGTCGGAGGTGTTCCAGCACATGCTGTGCTCCGACCAGTGCAAGGCGGCCCCCGCCGGCGGCTGCGTCTCCCTCCCGGAGCTGGCCCACGACGAGCTTTCCCTCTTCTTGGCGTTCCTGTACACCGGGACCCTCGAcgcggccgcggcggcgacggcgacatcggCGTCCGAGCGACGGCTGCACGCGCTCCTGGTGGCCGCGGACAAGTACGACGTGCCGTTCCTGGGGCGGGCATGTGAGGCGCGGCTGGCAGCGGCGATGGATCCTGCGAATGTGCTGCGGACGCTGGAGGTGGCCGACCGTGTCAGCTCAGGCGGCGCGCTGAAGGAGCGCGCCATGGGCACGGTGGTGGAGCACGCGGAGCAGGTGGTGTTCTCCGACGAGTACCACGACTTCGCCGTCAGGAACGCCGGCTTGTGCGTCGAGATCACCAGGGCGCTGCTCGCCAAGGCCGCCGGCGCCAAGAGGGCGTGA
- the LOC123094644 gene encoding ATP-dependent RNA helicase MAK5-like, translating into MLDVFSSSTRQWYQTSFLRQGEAMGTVATARLDPMMPWSGGPRWRYSVYWRGSLYVHCRGVFVVRLSLSDGKYQVIKMPMNIAKGQQGMYLGKSEKGVYLAMMTHDTVHRLRVYNLVESSKQINWVLKYDVDLEPWTTEWLDNLKGFDKTWKLDEGDDDVDEGEEEEEEEEEEEEEEEEEEEEEEEEEEEEDEEEEEEEEEGENQGMLKGDNLEWDSDYDNVLDLKDGRGGFFRHVDCLGFHPYNEVVFLDLSFKVVAYHLKTSMVQNLGNIRPSDYHLAHTNGMYGLFPYTPCMIGELREHASRSHRGH; encoded by the exons ATGTTAGATGTATTCTCGTCTAGTACAAGGCAATGGTACCAGACGTCTTTTCTCCGCCAAGGCGAGGCTATGGGGACAGTGGCTACTGCTCGACTAGATCCTATGATGCCGTGGTCGGGCGGTCCAAGGTGGCGCTATAGTGTGTATTGGCGAGGATCACTTTATGTTCATTGCAGAGGTGTGTTTGTCGTGAG ATTATCTTTGTCAGATGGCAAGTACCAAGTAATTAAAATGCCAATGAATATTGCAAAAGGCCAACAGGGTATGTATCTTGGAAAATCAGAAAAAGGGGTATACCTCGCAATGATGACACATGATACAGTACATCGACTCCGGGTTTATAATCTTGTTGAATCAAGCAAACAGATCAACTGGGTGTTGAAGTATGATGTTGATCTTGAGCCATGGACAACGGAATGGTTGGACAACCTCAAGGGGTTTGACAAAACTTGGAAGCTAGATGAAGGAGATGACGATGTGGACgagggcgaagaagaagaagaagaagaagaagaagaagaagaagaagaagaagaagaagaagaagaagaagaagaagaggaggaggaagaagacgaagaggaagaagaagaagaagaagaaggagaaaatcAAGGAATGCTAAAGGGGGATAATCTGGAATGGGACTCCGACTATGATAATGTTCTGGATCTTAAAGATGGTAGGGGAGGCTTCTTTAGGCATGTCGACTGCCTTGGCTTTCACCCGTACAACGAGGTTGTTTTCTTGGATTTATCATTTAAAGTAGTGGCTTATCATTTGAAAACCTCGATGGTTCAGAATCTAGGCAACATCCGCCCAAGTGATTACCACCTTGCACACACAAATGGCATGTACGGATTATTTCCGTACACTCCTTGCATGATTGGGGAACTTCGAGAGCACGCTTCAAGGAGTCATCGTGGACATTAG